One Tautonia rosea genomic window carries:
- a CDS encoding type I phosphomannose isomerase catalytic subunit yields the protein MDADGPLTPLRFTPILKRLIWGGRRLASKLHKDLGPEDDYAESWELSDHRHGQSEVAEGPFAGSTLHDLVIRRGPELLGEAVGLRKQFPLLVKFLDAHQVLSVQVHPDDEQGRRLADDNGKTEAWVVIDAEPGSRIYSGLKPGVDRSRFAEALRTGRIEEVLHAFEPRAGDCIFIPAGTVHAIGAGVLLTEVQQMSDATFRVDDWGRVGPDGAPRTLHQAEALEVTDYERGPVDPVRSRLDMIDGGTQEHLIRCPYFALDRYVLTGPTRIGDPQQGRFTALIGLGGKVKVSHEGQSYPVELGQTLLLPAVIGACPIEPSGEGEAIVLTCTVP from the coding sequence ATGGACGCCGATGGACCGTTGACCCCGCTCCGATTCACTCCGATCTTGAAGCGCTTGATCTGGGGGGGGCGTCGCCTGGCGTCGAAGCTGCACAAGGACCTCGGTCCGGAAGACGACTACGCCGAATCGTGGGAGCTCTCGGATCACCGGCACGGTCAGAGCGAGGTGGCCGAGGGACCGTTCGCCGGATCGACCCTGCACGATCTGGTCATTCGGCGAGGGCCGGAACTGCTGGGCGAAGCGGTGGGGCTTCGGAAGCAGTTTCCACTGCTGGTGAAATTTCTCGACGCGCATCAGGTGCTCTCGGTGCAGGTCCACCCGGACGACGAGCAAGGCCGTCGTCTGGCCGACGACAACGGCAAAACCGAAGCGTGGGTCGTGATCGACGCCGAACCGGGCAGCCGGATTTATTCGGGCCTGAAGCCGGGGGTCGATCGCTCTCGATTTGCCGAGGCACTGCGAACCGGCCGGATCGAGGAGGTCTTGCATGCCTTCGAGCCGAGGGCGGGGGACTGCATCTTTATTCCGGCCGGGACGGTTCACGCGATCGGCGCCGGGGTCTTGCTGACCGAGGTGCAGCAGATGTCTGACGCGACGTTCCGAGTCGATGATTGGGGGCGCGTCGGGCCAGACGGTGCGCCTCGGACGTTGCACCAGGCCGAGGCGCTGGAGGTGACCGACTACGAGCGAGGCCCGGTCGATCCGGTGCGATCGCGGCTGGACATGATCGACGGGGGGACGCAGGAGCATCTGATCCGGTGTCCGTACTTTGCCCTCGATCGGTACGTATTGACCGGGCCGACGCGGATCGGAGATCCCCAGCAAGGGCGGTTCACGGCCCTGATCGGACTGGGGGGGAAGGTCAAGGTCTCGCATGAGGGGCAATCGTATCCGGTCGAGCTGGGACAGACGTTACTCTTGCCGGCGGTGATCGGGGCCTGTCCGATCGAGCCAAGCGGCGAGGGTGAGGCGATCGTCCTGACCTGCACGGTCCCTTGA
- a CDS encoding menaquinone biosynthetic enzyme MqnA/MqnD family protein, which yields MDRDDSSPGSLRVGAVRYLNAKPLYFGLDRLAPGIRLEMDLPSLLADRLAGGSLDVALIPSVEYLRGAKLGYRIIPGLAIASGGPVRSVKLYSRVPFARIDRLALDEGSRTSQALARVWLDEAHGVRPSIVESLPMGVPVQESTADAVLLIGDRAMRDPDERFHAVVDLASAWRSLTGLPFVFALWVARSGIDLGDLPEALHHARAEGLVHVDQIAEQIGPGLGLTRDECIDYLTRNISYDLGEPEVAALRLFARKAAALGLAPEDVDLAFANTRRLPDLAARR from the coding sequence ATGGACCGCGACGATTCCAGCCCTGGTTCGCTTCGGGTGGGTGCCGTGAGGTACCTGAACGCGAAGCCCTTATATTTCGGGCTCGATCGCCTCGCGCCCGGGATTCGGCTGGAGATGGACTTGCCGAGCCTGCTGGCGGATCGTCTGGCGGGAGGGTCGCTGGACGTGGCCTTGATTCCGTCGGTCGAGTACCTGCGCGGGGCGAAACTGGGCTACCGAATCATTCCGGGCCTGGCGATTGCCTCGGGAGGGCCGGTTCGCAGCGTCAAGCTGTACAGTCGGGTGCCGTTTGCCCGGATTGATCGGCTCGCCCTGGATGAGGGGTCACGCACGAGTCAGGCCCTGGCCCGCGTCTGGCTGGATGAGGCGCACGGGGTGCGTCCGTCGATTGTAGAGTCCTTGCCGATGGGCGTGCCGGTTCAGGAAAGTACGGCCGATGCGGTGCTCTTGATCGGCGATCGCGCCATGAGAGACCCTGACGAGCGGTTCCATGCGGTCGTCGACCTGGCCTCGGCCTGGCGATCGTTGACCGGCCTGCCGTTTGTCTTCGCGTTGTGGGTCGCCCGATCGGGGATCGACCTGGGCGACCTGCCCGAGGCGTTGCACCACGCCCGGGCCGAAGGGCTGGTGCACGTGGATCAGATTGCCGAGCAGATTGGTCCCGGACTCGGCCTGACGCGTGACGAGTGCATTGATTACCTGACCCGGAATATTTCGTACGATCTGGGTGAGCCGGAGGTCGCCGCTCTCCGCCTGTTTGCCCGGAAAGCCGCTGCGCTGGGGCTCGCCCCGGAGGATGTGGATCTTGCCTTCGCCAACACCCGACGTCTCCCGGATCTTGCAGCGCGCCGTTGA
- the mqnC gene encoding cyclic dehypoxanthinyl futalosine synthase: MWILPSPTPDVSRILQRAVDGERLSFDDGVTLLKEGDLLSLGRAADAVCKRLHPEPYRTYNIDRNINYSNVCAAICHFCAFYRKVGDTDAYVLDREVLLDKIRETVELGGDQILMQGGLHPELPFDWYIDLLHDIKAAYPQVNVHGFSPPEIHFLAKKFKMPVIEVLRRFKEAGLGSLPGGGGEILVDRVRKILTKGKVLSDDWLAVHRAWHELGGISTATMMFGHVETLEERIEHLERCRQLQDETGGLTAFISWTFQPDNTDMADVPAQGAFEYLRVQAVTRLYLDSIPNIQSSWVTQGPAIGGLALYFGANDMGSLMIEENVVSQAGTVFQLSVDEIKRAIREAGYIPRQRNVYYDYIDADPQTELAGSPLTVV; this comes from the coding sequence ATGTGGATCTTGCCTTCGCCAACACCCGACGTCTCCCGGATCTTGCAGCGCGCCGTTGACGGCGAGCGTCTCTCGTTCGATGACGGGGTCACCCTCTTGAAGGAGGGGGACCTGCTGTCGCTCGGCCGCGCCGCCGATGCCGTCTGCAAACGGCTGCACCCCGAGCCGTACCGCACCTACAACATCGACCGAAACATCAACTATTCGAACGTCTGCGCGGCGATCTGCCACTTCTGCGCCTTCTACCGGAAGGTTGGCGATACCGACGCCTATGTGCTCGATCGCGAGGTCTTGCTCGACAAGATCCGGGAAACGGTGGAGCTGGGCGGCGATCAGATCTTGATGCAAGGAGGCCTGCATCCCGAGCTGCCGTTCGACTGGTACATTGACCTCTTGCACGACATCAAGGCGGCCTATCCGCAGGTCAACGTGCACGGCTTCAGTCCGCCCGAGATTCACTTCCTGGCCAAGAAGTTCAAGATGCCGGTGATCGAGGTCCTGCGCCGGTTCAAGGAGGCCGGTCTGGGAAGTCTGCCGGGAGGAGGCGGCGAGATTCTGGTCGACCGGGTCCGGAAGATTCTGACCAAGGGAAAGGTGCTGAGCGACGACTGGCTGGCGGTCCATCGGGCCTGGCACGAACTCGGGGGCATTTCGACGGCCACGATGATGTTCGGTCACGTCGAGACGCTGGAGGAACGGATCGAGCACCTGGAGCGCTGCCGACAGCTTCAGGATGAGACGGGCGGCCTGACGGCGTTCATCTCCTGGACCTTCCAGCCGGACAACACCGACATGGCCGACGTGCCCGCGCAGGGGGCGTTCGAATACCTTCGCGTGCAGGCCGTGACCCGGTTGTATCTCGACTCGATCCCCAACATTCAGTCGTCGTGGGTGACGCAAGGGCCGGCGATCGGCGGCCTGGCGCTCTATTTCGGCGCCAACGACATGGGGAGCCTGATGATCGAGGAGAATGTCGTCTCGCAGGCCGGCACCGTCTTTCAGCTTTCGGTCGACGAGATCAAGCGGGCGATCCGAGAAGCCGGTTACATCCCCCGGCAGCGGAACGTGTATTACGACTACATCGACGCCGACCCGCAGACGGAGCTGGCGGGATCGCCGTTGACGGTGGTCTGA
- a CDS encoding ABC transporter ATP-binding protein has product MIQVEQLCKAFLDYRRGWVPAVQNVSFECVPGQIFGLLGPNGAGKTTTLRILSTVLRPTSGRAIVAGHDVVTEPEAVRTKIGFMSSGTGVYDRMTAWELVAYFGGLYGIEGATLNDRMEQIFDWLQMNDFRDVLGSKMSTGMKQKVSIARTIIHDPPVLIFDEPTSGLDVLVARAVLLKILELRDRGKTIIFSTHSMQEVTKLCDRVAIIYKGRLQADGQPDELLERFGQPDLEELFFHLVERADAEAVASA; this is encoded by the coding sequence ATGATCCAGGTCGAGCAGCTTTGCAAGGCGTTCCTCGACTACCGGCGGGGCTGGGTCCCGGCGGTGCAGAACGTGAGCTTCGAGTGCGTTCCGGGTCAGATCTTCGGCCTTCTGGGTCCGAACGGAGCCGGGAAGACGACCACGCTCCGTATTCTGAGCACGGTGCTTCGGCCGACCAGTGGCCGGGCGATCGTGGCCGGCCACGACGTCGTGACGGAACCGGAGGCGGTTCGCACAAAGATCGGCTTCATGTCCTCGGGCACGGGCGTCTACGACCGGATGACCGCCTGGGAACTGGTGGCGTACTTCGGCGGGCTGTACGGGATCGAGGGGGCGACCCTGAACGACCGGATGGAGCAGATCTTCGACTGGCTCCAGATGAACGACTTCCGCGACGTGCTCGGCTCGAAGATGTCGACCGGCATGAAGCAGAAAGTCTCAATCGCCCGGACGATCATCCACGACCCGCCGGTCTTGATTTTCGACGAGCCCACCTCGGGCCTCGATGTCCTGGTGGCTCGCGCCGTCTTGTTGAAGATTCTGGAGCTGCGAGACCGGGGGAAAACGATCATCTTCTCGACCCACTCGATGCAGGAAGTGACCAAACTCTGCGATCGGGTTGCGATCATCTACAAAGGGCGTCTTCAGGCCGACGGACAGCCCGACGAATTACTGGAACGCTTTGGGCAGCCCGACCTGGAGGAGCTGTTCTTCCACCTCGTCGAACGAGCCGATGCCGAGGCGGTGGCCTCGGCTTGA
- a CDS encoding ABC transporter permease subunit/CPBP intramembrane protease, with protein MRWSRIRLIFGRELRDQLRDRRTLFMIFGLPVLLYPILGYTVKELTAAFEQRPRRVVVVGAEHLPAEPPLLVTIETDEGEIVQFNPVFSEGVSQGLLIVEQVPSDSYLADPSAQLEAMRQGSADVIVEIPSDVREQIEQLQQPTFRIAFLRADEQSLATYQTVEEIIAGWQDAIVAQRLAADAKPAEYIAPIDVQGVDLARQVLGSSTSGASVWARLFPFLLVMMALTGAFYPAVDLCAGEKERGTMETLLISPAFRSEIVVGKFLTIMAASVATALLNLASMGVTMGFLARQLGAGLGGEGGSGIGSPMDELSPPSILALGWIIVLLIPLSGFFSAICLALAVLARSMKEGQYYMTPLYLIALPLIFLTLMPGVELTPFYSLVPITGVSLLLKTLMLEQYNEAFQYFLPVMLSTIIYGLLALRWAVGQFRSEEVLFREAERFDLVSWFRHLIRDRGPTPTAGQAIACFVIIQACAWYTSMLLFGANPLVALAIGQLGFILVPPLVMTILFTSSPKRTLRLHWPGWGAVVLGVGLALTLNPLTAELRSIVMELFPMPKAMEQALQGLQEAIPNLATALLLFAIIPAICEEVAFRGHILSGLESTLGKWSAILLSAFLFGFLHVLISLFQQFFNATLLGVVLGWLAIQTRSLLPAIAFHLTNNALAVVGPSLAVGWLYRDQTLFLYQWHWVALGAVGSAALLVVLSRIGGDRPSTVEDEPTIVAERAVPVGVGEVRDPDREN; from the coding sequence ATGCGATGGTCCCGCATCCGTTTGATTTTCGGCCGAGAGCTGCGTGATCAGCTCCGCGACCGCCGGACCCTCTTCATGATCTTCGGGCTTCCGGTCCTTCTTTATCCGATCCTCGGCTATACGGTGAAGGAGCTGACGGCGGCCTTCGAGCAGCGGCCACGCCGGGTGGTGGTCGTCGGCGCGGAGCATTTGCCCGCAGAACCGCCGCTGCTGGTGACGATCGAGACGGACGAGGGGGAGATCGTCCAGTTCAATCCGGTCTTTTCCGAAGGGGTGTCTCAGGGGCTGTTGATCGTTGAACAGGTGCCCTCGGACTCGTACCTGGCTGATCCCTCGGCGCAGCTTGAAGCCATGAGGCAGGGGTCGGCCGATGTGATCGTCGAGATTCCCTCCGACGTTCGAGAACAGATTGAACAACTTCAGCAACCGACGTTTCGGATCGCCTTCCTGCGGGCCGACGAGCAGAGTCTGGCGACCTATCAGACGGTCGAGGAGATCATTGCAGGGTGGCAAGACGCGATTGTCGCTCAGCGACTGGCCGCCGATGCAAAACCGGCCGAATACATCGCGCCGATTGATGTGCAAGGGGTGGACCTGGCGCGGCAGGTGCTTGGCTCGTCCACCTCGGGGGCGAGTGTTTGGGCGCGGCTCTTTCCGTTCTTGCTGGTGATGATGGCCTTGACGGGGGCGTTTTACCCGGCAGTGGACCTGTGTGCCGGTGAAAAAGAGCGGGGGACGATGGAAACCTTGCTCATCAGCCCGGCCTTTCGCAGTGAGATCGTGGTCGGCAAGTTTCTGACGATCATGGCCGCCAGCGTGGCCACGGCCCTGCTGAACTTGGCGAGCATGGGCGTGACGATGGGCTTCCTGGCGCGACAGCTTGGCGCGGGGCTCGGAGGCGAGGGAGGCTCGGGGATTGGCTCGCCGATGGACGAGCTGAGCCCGCCTTCGATTCTGGCGCTGGGCTGGATCATCGTGCTCTTGATCCCGCTTTCCGGCTTCTTCAGCGCCATTTGCCTGGCGCTGGCGGTGCTGGCGAGGAGCATGAAAGAGGGGCAGTACTACATGACCCCTCTTTACCTCATTGCCCTGCCTTTGATTTTCTTGACGTTGATGCCAGGGGTCGAGCTGACACCGTTTTACAGCCTGGTGCCGATTACGGGTGTCTCGCTGTTGCTGAAAACGCTGATGCTGGAACAGTATAACGAGGCGTTTCAGTACTTCTTACCGGTGATGTTGTCGACGATTATTTATGGATTGCTCGCGTTACGGTGGGCGGTTGGTCAGTTCCGATCGGAGGAGGTTCTGTTCCGAGAGGCGGAGCGGTTCGACCTGGTCTCCTGGTTCCGCCACCTGATTCGGGACCGCGGCCCGACCCCGACCGCGGGCCAGGCGATTGCCTGCTTTGTCATCATCCAGGCGTGTGCCTGGTATACGTCGATGCTGCTGTTCGGGGCAAACCCCCTGGTGGCTCTGGCGATTGGTCAGCTTGGGTTCATCCTGGTGCCGCCGCTGGTGATGACAATTCTGTTCACGTCGAGCCCGAAACGAACGCTTCGGCTGCACTGGCCGGGCTGGGGAGCCGTGGTGCTGGGGGTTGGCCTGGCGTTGACCCTGAACCCGCTGACGGCCGAGCTGCGGTCGATTGTGATGGAACTGTTTCCGATGCCGAAGGCAATGGAGCAGGCACTTCAGGGATTGCAGGAGGCGATTCCGAACCTGGCCACGGCGCTCTTGCTCTTTGCGATCATCCCGGCCATCTGCGAGGAAGTGGCCTTCCGGGGCCACATTCTCTCAGGGCTGGAATCGACGCTGGGGAAATGGTCGGCGATCTTGCTTTCAGCATTCTTGTTTGGATTTTTGCATGTTTTGATTAGCTTGTTTCAGCAATTTTTCAACGCGACCTTGCTCGGGGTGGTGCTTGGCTGGCTGGCGATTCAGACGCGGAGCCTGCTGCCGGCCATTGCATTTCATCTGACGAACAATGCGTTGGCGGTGGTCGGGCCGTCGCTGGCAGTGGGCTGGCTCTATCGCGATCAGACGCTGTTCTTGTATCAATGGCACTGGGTGGCCCTGGGCGCGGTCGGATCAGCGGCCTTGCTCGTGGTGCTTTCTCGGATCGGCGGAGATCGGCCCTCGACCGTTGAGGATGAGCCGACGATCGTGGCCGAGAGGGCGGTTCCGGTAGGAGTCGGAGAGGTTCGAGACCCCGATCGTGAGAACTGA
- a CDS encoding amidohydrolase family protein: MSTTDLILGARYVFPVEGDPIAEGRVTIREGRIAAVGPAGNRLPDVDLGNVAIIPGLVNAHTHLELSSIDPARDDPSSWPEDEIEWLGRVIAHRRENSLGSLRDAVDRNLDEALRAGTTMLADTTSAGLSWEAIAGSPVRAVVFAELIGLKRMRGLETNRQAWDWISSIQPADQVFANAKPGLSPHAPYSTAGWLYHRAASTQMPLSTHLAELPEERELLRHRRGRLREFLESMGAWDDDWEPISPEPADYIRRGALRDADWIVAHGTYLDADDFWQLRPEAGADGHRVAVAFCPRTHARFGHQPHPFREMLERGVVVCLGTDSLASTPSLSILDEMRFLHRLDASLGGPLLLTMGTLFGAWALRAETVTGSLKPGKSGDLAIVSLPDREADDPYALLLDSDLPVVASAFEGRFRADPGWRPGKELPGSRSG; the protein is encoded by the coding sequence ATGAGCACGACCGACTTGATCCTCGGCGCTCGCTATGTCTTCCCGGTCGAGGGAGATCCGATTGCCGAGGGTCGCGTGACGATTCGGGAGGGCCGGATTGCGGCGGTGGGGCCTGCCGGGAATCGTTTGCCGGATGTCGATCTGGGGAACGTCGCGATTATCCCGGGGCTGGTCAACGCTCACACGCATCTGGAACTGTCGTCGATTGATCCTGCGAGGGATGATCCGTCCTCGTGGCCCGAGGACGAGATCGAGTGGTTGGGTCGGGTGATCGCCCATCGTCGGGAGAACTCGTTGGGGTCGCTCCGTGACGCGGTGGATCGCAACCTCGACGAGGCCCTGCGCGCCGGAACGACGATGCTGGCCGATACGACGAGCGCCGGATTGAGCTGGGAGGCGATTGCCGGGTCGCCAGTTCGGGCGGTCGTGTTTGCCGAGCTGATTGGCTTGAAGCGGATGCGAGGGTTGGAGACCAACCGGCAGGCGTGGGACTGGATTTCCTCGATCCAGCCCGCCGATCAGGTGTTCGCCAACGCGAAGCCGGGGCTCAGCCCCCATGCGCCGTACAGCACGGCAGGCTGGCTCTACCACCGGGCCGCCAGCACGCAGATGCCGCTCTCGACCCATCTGGCGGAGCTTCCCGAGGAACGGGAGTTGCTCCGGCATCGTCGGGGCCGGCTCCGCGAATTCCTTGAGAGCATGGGCGCCTGGGACGACGATTGGGAGCCGATCAGCCCCGAGCCGGCCGATTACATCCGTCGCGGGGCCCTACGTGATGCCGACTGGATCGTGGCACATGGTACGTATCTTGATGCCGACGACTTCTGGCAACTGCGTCCTGAGGCCGGGGCCGACGGCCACCGGGTTGCCGTGGCGTTTTGCCCCCGGACCCACGCGCGCTTCGGGCATCAGCCGCACCCGTTCCGGGAGATGCTGGAGCGCGGAGTGGTGGTTTGCCTCGGGACCGACAGCCTGGCCTCGACCCCGAGCCTCAGCATTCTGGACGAGATGCGCTTCCTGCACCGACTTGACGCCAGCCTCGGCGGCCCCTTGCTGCTGACGATGGGGACGTTGTTCGGGGCCTGGGCCCTGCGCGCAGAAACGGTGACGGGCAGCCTGAAGCCGGGGAAATCGGGTGATCTGGCGATCGTCTCGCTGCCGGATCGAGAGGCCGACGACCCGTACGCCCTCTTGCTCGATTCGGACTTGCCGGTGGTCGCCTCGGCCTTCGAAGGGCGATTTCGAGCCGATCCCGGCTGGCGACCCGGCAAGGAGTTGCCTGGGTCAAGGTCCGGGTGA
- a CDS encoding 30S ribosomal protein THX, producing MGKGDKRSKRGKLFRKSYGKSRPKPRKIRQDKAAAAAASSSES from the coding sequence ATGGGTAAGGGTGATAAGCGTTCCAAGCGCGGCAAGCTGTTCCGGAAGTCTTACGGCAAGAGCCGCCCCAAACCCCGCAAGATCCGCCAGGACAAGGCCGCCGCTGCCGCCGCCTCCTCCAGCGAGTCCTGA
- a CDS encoding putative ABC transporter permease subunit, with protein MATDLRVSRGFGFLRRRLLINLLDSLVAESRLRVITILICSAIFWSGLFLLFFEGFGFLKEYLKVTGEIVEYLFSLFFLSLLIMLLVSTGIILYAALFRSREAGFLLATPATEDRVFAHKFLEAMAFSSWGFLLLGSPMMVAYGITSMAPWPFYLIALAYHLAFVVIPGGVGAIGAILLANLLPRQRRSVLIGTVALMLGGLAYTAARVWTTPGSTLSYEWMNALLGRLEFSTNSLLPSRWMAAGLLRSAEGAWRDGLFYLMVICSHAGLAYLAAAVVARDLYRTGYSRVLGGRSARRHFGWYGIDAAFHRLFGFIREPIRLLILKDLRTFRRDPTQWSQFLIFFGLLAFYFINIRRLGYDVQSPYFRNLLSFLNLAVTALILSTFTSRFIFPMLSLEGRNLWLLGLFPVRRSSIIWGKFAFAAGISLVATEILILLSGLMLKVGPMMLILQAAIVAVLCFGLSAISVGLGARLPNLREDDPSKIAAGFGGTLNLLVSLAFIALVIAPPAILSHLYFAGIGSEVAMMFGGSNEVLYRRLLLAVSFSLVVGAIATIVPMRIGIRAFERMEF; from the coding sequence ATGGCGACTGATCTGCGCGTTTCGCGAGGCTTTGGGTTCCTCCGGCGCCGGTTGTTGATCAACCTGCTCGACTCACTCGTGGCCGAGTCTCGGCTGAGGGTCATCACCATCCTCATCTGCTCGGCGATCTTCTGGTCGGGCCTGTTCCTGCTCTTTTTCGAGGGCTTCGGCTTTCTCAAGGAGTATTTGAAGGTCACTGGAGAGATCGTCGAGTACCTGTTCAGCCTGTTCTTCCTCTCGCTCCTGATCATGCTGCTCGTCTCGACGGGCATCATTCTCTACGCCGCCCTGTTCCGCAGCCGAGAGGCAGGATTCTTGCTTGCGACCCCGGCGACCGAGGACCGGGTCTTCGCCCACAAGTTCCTGGAGGCAATGGCCTTCTCCAGCTGGGGATTCCTCCTGCTCGGCAGCCCGATGATGGTGGCCTACGGGATCACCTCGATGGCCCCCTGGCCGTTCTATCTGATTGCGCTGGCCTACCACCTGGCCTTCGTGGTCATTCCGGGTGGAGTCGGGGCAATCGGCGCAATCTTGCTGGCCAATCTGTTGCCCCGGCAACGCAGGTCGGTCTTGATCGGCACGGTCGCGCTGATGCTCGGCGGCCTCGCCTACACCGCCGCTCGGGTCTGGACGACCCCCGGATCGACCCTCTCTTACGAGTGGATGAACGCCTTGCTCGGTCGGCTCGAATTCAGCACCAACAGCCTCTTGCCCAGCCGATGGATGGCCGCCGGTCTGCTCCGATCGGCCGAGGGAGCGTGGCGCGACGGGCTCTTTTACCTCATGGTCATCTGCTCCCATGCCGGTTTGGCCTACCTGGCCGCCGCCGTCGTCGCCCGAGACCTCTACCGAACCGGCTACAGTCGGGTTCTCGGAGGCCGATCGGCCCGCCGCCACTTCGGCTGGTACGGCATCGATGCCGCTTTCCACCGCCTCTTTGGCTTCATCCGCGAACCGATCCGCCTGTTGATCCTCAAGGACCTGCGCACCTTCCGCCGAGACCCGACCCAGTGGTCGCAGTTCCTCATCTTCTTCGGCCTGCTCGCGTTCTATTTCATCAACATTCGTCGGCTCGGCTACGACGTACAAAGCCCCTACTTCCGCAACCTCCTGAGCTTCCTGAACCTGGCGGTTACGGCCCTGATCCTCTCCACCTTCACCAGTCGGTTCATTTTCCCGATGCTCTCGCTCGAAGGGCGGAACCTCTGGCTTCTGGGGCTCTTTCCGGTCCGACGGTCGTCGATCATCTGGGGCAAGTTCGCCTTTGCCGCCGGAATTTCCCTGGTGGCAACCGAGATTCTGATCCTCCTGAGCGGCCTGATGCTCAAGGTCGGCCCGATGATGCTCATCTTGCAAGCGGCCATTGTGGCCGTGCTTTGCTTCGGGCTCTCGGCCATTAGCGTCGGCCTGGGGGCCCGCTTGCCGAACCTCCGCGAGGATGACCCCTCGAAGATCGCCGCCGGGTTCGGCGGCACGCTCAACCTGCTCGTCAGCCTCGCCTTCATCGCTCTGGTCATCGCCCCCCCGGCCATCCTCAGCCATCTCTATTTCGCTGGGATCGGCAGTGAGGTCGCCATGATGTTCGGCGGATCGAACGAGGTCCTGTACCGACGACTTCTCCTTGCAGTTTCGTTCAGCCTCGTCGTGGGGGCCATCGCCACGATCGTCCCCATGCGGATCGGCATCCGGGCCTTCGAACGGATGGAATTCTGA
- a CDS encoding ABC transporter ATP-binding protein, whose product MIELIGVTKSFGRKKAVDGLDLQVRPGELFAFLGPNGAGKTTTIKMLCGLLTPSSGTVRIGGFPSSSREARQLIAYVPDQPYLYEKLTGREFLRFVVEMYGLDRRHASAKIEELIDIFEMRDYIDELCENYSHGMKQRVVFASALVHEPKVLIVDEPLVGLDPRSGRIVKDLFVSQARSGVAVLMSTHLLAIAEELADTIGIIDRGKMLMTGSLDEIRERAQMHGPLEDLFLKLTSGDRPRLSAPIVSRESESEPNSEAIELGDRLP is encoded by the coding sequence ATGATCGAGCTGATTGGCGTAACCAAGAGTTTTGGACGCAAGAAAGCCGTCGATGGGCTCGATCTCCAGGTCCGTCCTGGAGAGCTGTTCGCCTTCCTCGGACCCAACGGCGCGGGCAAGACCACGACCATCAAGATGCTCTGCGGCCTCTTGACTCCCTCGTCCGGAACGGTCCGTATCGGCGGCTTTCCCAGCAGCAGCCGAGAGGCCCGGCAACTGATCGCCTACGTCCCCGACCAGCCCTATCTGTACGAGAAGCTCACCGGCCGCGAGTTCCTTCGGTTCGTCGTCGAGATGTACGGGCTCGACCGTCGCCACGCCTCGGCGAAGATCGAGGAATTGATCGACATCTTCGAGATGCGCGATTACATCGACGAACTCTGCGAGAACTACTCGCACGGCATGAAGCAGCGCGTCGTCTTCGCCTCGGCGCTGGTCCACGAGCCGAAGGTCCTGATCGTCGACGAGCCCCTGGTCGGGCTCGATCCCCGCAGCGGCCGGATCGTCAAGGACCTGTTCGTCTCTCAAGCCCGTTCCGGCGTGGCCGTCCTGATGTCGACCCATCTCCTGGCGATTGCTGAGGAACTCGCCGACACCATCGGCATCATCGACCGTGGCAAGATGCTCATGACCGGCTCCCTGGACGAGATTCGCGAGCGAGCCCAGATGCACGGCCCTCTCGAAGACCTGTTCTTGAAGCTCACCAGCGGCGACCGGCCAAGGCTCTCGGCCCCGATCGTTTCACGAGAATCCGAATCCGAACCCAACTCCGAGGCCATCGAGCTGGGGGATCGTCTCCCATGA